The following proteins come from a genomic window of Musa acuminata AAA Group cultivar baxijiao chromosome BXJ1-7, Cavendish_Baxijiao_AAA, whole genome shotgun sequence:
- the LOC135679497 gene encoding probable polygalacturonase isoform X1, with the protein MWRQTTLHFTRPKLLEIMHSTDIIISNIVFEISPFWNIHPVYCSNVVVRNVTILAPHDSPNTDGVDPVSSSNVCIEDCYISTGDDLVAMKSGWDEYAIAYAHPSSGITIQ; encoded by the exons ATGTGGAGACAGACAACCCTACATTTTACAAGACCAAAGCTTTTGGAGATCATGCATTCTACAGATATCATCATCTCTAATATTGTCTTCGAGATTTCACCCTTCTGGAATATTCACCCTGTTTATTGCag CAATGTGGTAGTGAGAAATGTGACTATCTTGGCTCCACATGATTCTCCTAATACTGATGGAGTTGATCCAG TTTCAAGCTCTAATGTGTGTATCGAGGACTGCTACATTTCAACAGGGGATGATTTAGTGGCTATGAAGAGTGGTTGGGATGAGTATGCCATTGCTTATGCTCATCCTAGCTCTGGGATAACCATTCAGTGA
- the LOC135679494 gene encoding pentatricopeptide repeat-containing protein At4g01030, mitochondrial-like gives MEQTLSYRSFRPSSPCKRSAGLRKRWRRTSSPVPQALLQPSPAAVETSPAVLTFPSPSLALDDPIYSISLSSVKQVHARILKAAEPRSSKSAMDFLIQVYSKFGDFRSAAAVFFIALQSDTLSWSYLIDSFDGAGERSTRELLEIFRELHRIGITLSVGIFRRALRNCAESVDFWLGSQIHAHVTKAGLANETYIRCSLLDFYARCCSSESADRLFEESSFTEDSILWNNFIVLNVERGKWIEALELFRMMQLVGLEADEVTVAKALHACGRLEAVKQGKVIHGHVIRSGSFLCALVSNSLISMYSKNSLVKLARRVFEYMGGRTLVSWNSIISCCSLNGFLEDALDLFRDMVAFGAEPDLVTWNCLISGHSHHGSPHRTFELLRKMQEDGFQPNSSSITSVLRPVTHSGLVELGKTIHGYAIRHGLDRKVFVGTALTDMYVRCRNLSNARSVFHRMKHRNVLTWNSMISGYAHEGLFEEALQLMEQMEEEGEQPDLTTWNGLISGYSIHGRSKQAVVLIRQLKANGVVPNVVSWTAVISGCCRNERYEDAIYFFREMLSEGVQPNSVSVACLLRACAAMALLGKGRELHCFAARRDLDDDIFVATALIDMYAKSGSLAEANRVFEKLRHRNQASWNAMIMGFAAHGRGEEAISLFDRMCGEGIKPDGITFTAVLSGCRHSGLVTQGWKLFDAMKGFGVTPTLEHYTCMVDLLARCGYLDEAWDFIQSMPLEADAGIWGSLLAACRTHRNVELAEMAAKQLFQLEPSNPANYVLMMSIYACENRWEDAEDVRDAKNAAGVESRGGWSWIQINQTVHVFGVEGGPPHPDTGEIYFELYRLVSEMRRRGYVPDTSCIAHHIGEEEKEKLLLSHTEKLAMAYGLICTGEGTAIRVIKNTRVCSDCHTVAKYMSQMTGREILLRAGARFHHFRDGKCSCNDFW, from the coding sequence ATGGAGCAAACCCTCTCCTATCGCAGCTTTAGACCCTCTTCCCCTTGCAAGCGTTCCGCCGGCCTGAGAAAGAGATGGAGAAGAACGAGCTCTCCCGTCCCACAAGCCCTACTTCAACCCTCACCCGCCGCCGTCGAGACTTCCCCTGCTGTCCTCACGTTCCCTTCCCCCTCACTCGCTTTAGACGATCCCATCTACTCCATATCTCTGAGCTCAGTCAAGCAAGTCCATGCCCGGATTCTAAAGGCCGCAGAGCCGCGGAGCTCGAAGTCCGCTATGGACTTCCTCATTCAAGTCTACTCGAAGTTCGGAGATTTCCGATCGGCTGCCGCAGTTTTCTTTATTGCCTTGCAATCTGACACTCTTTCGTGGAGCTATCTGATCGATTCTTTCGACGGCGCCGGAGAAAGAAGTACCCGCGAGTTGCTCGAGATTTTCCGGGAGCTGCATAGGATAGGAATCACGCTCAGCGTAGGCATTTTCCGCAGAGCTTTAAGGAACTGTGCGGAGTCAGTAGATTTCTGGTTGGGTTCTCAGATTCATGCGCATGTTACCAAAGCAGGCCTGGCGAATGAAACTTACATCAGGTGCTCTCTGCTGGATTTCTACGCCCGTTGTTGCAGCTCAGAATCCGCCGATAGATTGTTTGAAGAGTCGTCGTTTACCGAGGATTCGATTTTGTGGAACAACTTCATTGTGCTCAATGTGGAGAGAGGGAAATGGATCGAAGCACTCGAATTGTTCCGAATGATGCAGCTCGTTGGCCTGGAAGCTGATGAAGTCACAGTGGCCAAAGCTCTGCATGCCTGCGGGAGACTCGAGGCTGTCAAGCAAGGCAAGGTGATACATGGACATGTCATCAGATCAGGGAGTTTCCTGTGCGCACTGGTGAGCAACTCCTTGATCTCCATGTACTCCAAGAACTCGCTGGTGAAGCTAGCGAGGAGAGTGTTCGAGTACATGGGAGGAAGGACGCTCGTGTCGTGGAATTCCATCATCTCCTGCTGTTCTCTCAATGGGTTTCTCGAGGACGCCTTGGATCTGTTCCGCGACATGGTGGCTTTCGGAGCGGAGCCCGACTTGGTTACTTGGAATTGCTTGATCTCCGGTCACTCTCACCACGGATCGCCTCACCGGACTTTCGAGCTTCTCCGAAAGATGCAGGAAGATGGATTCCAGCCGAATTCCAGCTCCATCACAAGTGTTCTTCGTCCCGTTACCCATTCTGGTTTGGTTGAGTTGGGCAAGACAATCCATGGATACGCTATCAGGCACGGGCTCGATCGGAAGGTGTTCGTAGGAACTGCGCTGACAGACATGTACGTCAGATGTCGAAATCTATCTAATGCTCGAAGTGTCTTCCATAGAATGAAGCACAGAAACGTACTTACATGGAACTCGATGATTTCAGGGTACGCACATGAAGGGTTGTTCGAGGAAGCTCTGCAACTGATGGAGCagatggaggaggaaggagagcagCCCGATTTGACAACATGGAATGGCTTGATCTCGGGATACTCCATTCATGGGCGAAGCAAGCAGGCGGTAGTACTAATTCGTCAGCTGAAAGCAAACGGTGTGGTTCCAAATGTGGTCTCATGGACTGCAGTCATCTCCGGTTGCTGCCGCAATGAACGATACGAAGACGCCATCTACTTCTTCAGGGAGATGCTGAGCGAGGGAGTTCAGCCCAACTCGGTCTCTGTCGCTTGCCTGCTCCGAGCTTGTGCAGCGATGGCCCTGCTAGGGAAGGGCAGAGAACTGCACTGCTTCGCTGCGAGGAGAGACCTCGACGACGATATCTTCGTGGCCACGGCGCTCATCGACATGTATGCCAAGTCCGGCAGTTTAGCCGAGGCCAACAGGGTCTTTGAGAAGCTCAGGCACAGAAACCAGGCCTCATGGAACGCCATGATCATGGGATTCGCAGCTCACGGTCGAGGCGAAGAAGCGATTTCACTCTTCGATCGGATGTGTGGAGAAGGAATCAAGCCAGATGGTATCACCTTCACTGCAGTTCTCTCAGGGTGCAGGCATTCAGGTTTGGTGACCCAAGGATGGAAGCTTTTTGATGCCATGAAAGGTTTCGGTGTCACCCCAACTCTGGAGCACTACACTTGCATGGTCGATCTCCTTGCTCGATGCGGATACCTCGACGAGGCATGGGACTTCATCCAGAGCATGCCATTGGAGGCAGATGCTGGCATCTGGGGCTCCCTGCTCGCAGCATGCAGAACTCACAGAAACGTGGAGCTCGCAGAAATGGCTGCCAAGCAACTCTTCCAGTTGGAGCCATCAAATCCGGCAAACTATGTGTTGATGATGAGCATATACGCCTGCGAGAACCGCTGGGAAGATGCTGAGGACGTGAGGGATGCGAAGAATGCAGCAGGAGTGGAGAGCAGGGGTGGATGGAGCTGGATACAGATCAACCAGACCGTGCATGTCTTCGGCGTGGAAGGAGGACCACCTCACCCTGATACCGGGGAGATATACTTCGAGCTGTATCGACTGGTGTCGGAGATGAGGAGACGAGGATATGTGCCTGATACCAGTTGCATCGCCCACCACattggagaggaagagaaggagaagttgCTGCTGAGCCACACGGAGAAGCTGGCAATGGCATATGGGCTGATCTGCACTGGTGAGGGCACAGCAATTAGGGTGATAAAGAATACAAGAGTGTGCAGTGACTGTCATACGGTGGCAAAGTACATGTCGCAGATGACTGGTCGGGAGATTCTTCTCAGGGCTGGGGCTCGGTTTCACCATTTCAGGGATGGAAAGTGCTCTTGCAACGACTTCTGGTGA
- the LOC135679498 gene encoding polypyrimidine tract-binding protein homolog 2-like isoform X3 has translation MFYTWPCFGIFFDGSLWHREKAHVFSAFGFVHKIATFEKTAGFQALVQFSDSEIASSAKNALDGRSIPRYLLQEHVGPCTLKINFSAHTDLNVKFQSHRSRDYTNPYLPVAPSAIDIAGQDGMKQEPESNVLLASIENMQYTVTIDVLHEVFSAFGFVQKIALFEKNAGFQALIQYPDIQTANIAKQALEGHCIYEGGFCKLHLTYSRHTDLNVKINNDRGRDYTGGNIATVNNQPSLLGPQPVPMPGATVHSYNSIPYPAISNGVSLPQVPQAAASWDIRSGAMAPLPVQLHNQSLPPQLHNQPLPPHLHNQPLPPHLHNQIHIQHVAPPGVAPHMMLLPGQRRQQLLFRPPQPYGH, from the exons ATGTTTTACACCTG GCCCTGTTTCGGAATCTTCTTCGATGGCAGCCTTTGGCATCGGGAGAAAGCGCAT GTATTCTCTGCTTTTGGATTTGTTCATAAGATTGCTACCTTTGAGAAAACAGCCGGTTTCCAG GCACTGGTTCAATTTTCTGATTCTGAAATTGCATCTTCTGCAAAAAATGCTCTTGATGGAAGAAGTATTCCAAG ATACTTGCTTCAAGAACATGTTGGTCCTTGTACGCTCAAGATAAATTTTTCTGCACATACAGATCTAAATGTGAAGTTCCAAAGCCACAGAAGCAG GGACTACACTAATCCTTACCTTCCAGTTGCCCCATCAGCTATAGACATTGCTGGGCAG GATGGCATGAAGCAAGAACCAGAGAGTAACGTTCTTCTGGCATCAATTGAAAATATGCAATATACTGTTAccattgatgttcttcatgag GTATTTTCTGCTTTTGGTTTTGTTCAGAAGATTGCTCTTTTTGAGAAGAATGCTGGATTCCAGGCTTTAATTCAATATCCTG ATATTCAGACTGCAAATATCGCCAAACAGGCCCTTGAAGGACACTGTATTTATGAAGGAGGATTTTGCAAGCTTCATCTGACTTATTCACGCCACACTGATCTTAATGTGAAG ATCAACAATGACCGAGGCAGAGACTACACTGGAGGAAACATTGCTACCGTGAACAATCAACCATCACTTCTTGGTCCTCAGCCAGTTCCCATGCCTGGTGCCACAGTTCATTCATATAACAGCATTCCATATCCGGCAATCTCCAATGGAGTCTCACTTCCTCAGGTACCTCAAGCTGCTGCTAGTTGGGACATACGATCTGGTGCAATGGCACCATTACCTGTACAGCTGCACAACCAATCATTGCCTCCACAGCTGCATAATCAACCTTTACCTCCACATCTGCACAATCAACCTTTACCTCCACATCTGCACAATCAGATTCATATTCAACATGTAGCTCCTCCAGGTGTTGCTCCACACATGATGCTGTTGCCCGGTCAGCGGAGACAGCAACTTCTGTTTCGGCCCCCGCAACCATATGGTCATTGA
- the LOC135679498 gene encoding polypyrimidine tract-binding protein homolog 2-like isoform X2 — MFYTCRPCFGIFFDGSLWHREKAHVFSAFGFVHKIATFEKTAGFQALVQFSDSEIASSAKNALDGRSIPRYLLQEHVGPCTLKINFSAHTDLNVKFQSHRSRDYTNPYLPVAPSAIDIAGQDGMKQEPESNVLLASIENMQYTVTIDVLHEVFSAFGFVQKIALFEKNAGFQALIQYPDIQTANIAKQALEGHCIYEGGFCKLHLTYSRHTDLNVKINNDRGRDYTGGNIATVNNQPSLLGPQPVPMPGATVHSYNSIPYPAISNGVSLPQVPQAAASWDIRSGAMAPLPVQLHNQSLPPQLHNQPLPPHLHNQPLPPHLHNQIHIQHVAPPGVAPHMMLLPGQRRQQLLFRPPQPYGH; from the exons ATGTTTTACACCTG CAGGCCCTGTTTCGGAATCTTCTTCGATGGCAGCCTTTGGCATCGGGAGAAAGCGCAT GTATTCTCTGCTTTTGGATTTGTTCATAAGATTGCTACCTTTGAGAAAACAGCCGGTTTCCAG GCACTGGTTCAATTTTCTGATTCTGAAATTGCATCTTCTGCAAAAAATGCTCTTGATGGAAGAAGTATTCCAAG ATACTTGCTTCAAGAACATGTTGGTCCTTGTACGCTCAAGATAAATTTTTCTGCACATACAGATCTAAATGTGAAGTTCCAAAGCCACAGAAGCAG GGACTACACTAATCCTTACCTTCCAGTTGCCCCATCAGCTATAGACATTGCTGGGCAG GATGGCATGAAGCAAGAACCAGAGAGTAACGTTCTTCTGGCATCAATTGAAAATATGCAATATACTGTTAccattgatgttcttcatgag GTATTTTCTGCTTTTGGTTTTGTTCAGAAGATTGCTCTTTTTGAGAAGAATGCTGGATTCCAGGCTTTAATTCAATATCCTG ATATTCAGACTGCAAATATCGCCAAACAGGCCCTTGAAGGACACTGTATTTATGAAGGAGGATTTTGCAAGCTTCATCTGACTTATTCACGCCACACTGATCTTAATGTGAAG ATCAACAATGACCGAGGCAGAGACTACACTGGAGGAAACATTGCTACCGTGAACAATCAACCATCACTTCTTGGTCCTCAGCCAGTTCCCATGCCTGGTGCCACAGTTCATTCATATAACAGCATTCCATATCCGGCAATCTCCAATGGAGTCTCACTTCCTCAGGTACCTCAAGCTGCTGCTAGTTGGGACATACGATCTGGTGCAATGGCACCATTACCTGTACAGCTGCACAACCAATCATTGCCTCCACAGCTGCATAATCAACCTTTACCTCCACATCTGCACAATCAACCTTTACCTCCACATCTGCACAATCAGATTCATATTCAACATGTAGCTCCTCCAGGTGTTGCTCCACACATGATGCTGTTGCCCGGTCAGCGGAGACAGCAACTTCTGTTTCGGCCCCCGCAACCATATGGTCATTGA
- the LOC135679498 gene encoding polypyrimidine tract-binding protein homolog 2-like isoform X4 — MEKGGGSHPNVSPGSKVVFSAFGFVHKIATFEKTAGFQALVQFSDSEIASSAKNALDGRSIPRYLLQEHVGPCTLKINFSAHTDLNVKFQSHRSRDYTNPYLPVAPSAIDIAGQDGMKQEPESNVLLASIENMQYTVTIDVLHEVFSAFGFVQKIALFEKNAGFQALIQYPDIQTANIAKQALEGHCIYEGGFCKLHLTYSRHTDLNVKINNDRGRDYTGGNIATVNNQPSLLGPQPVPMPGATVHSYNSIPYPAISNGVSLPQVPQAAASWDIRSGAMAPLPVQLHNQSLPPQLHNQPLPPHLHNQPLPPHLHNQIHIQHVAPPGVAPHMMLLPGQRRQQLLFRPPQPYGH, encoded by the exons ATGGAAAAAGGTGGAGGAAGTCATCCAAATGTTTCTCCCGGCAGTAAAGTG GTATTCTCTGCTTTTGGATTTGTTCATAAGATTGCTACCTTTGAGAAAACAGCCGGTTTCCAG GCACTGGTTCAATTTTCTGATTCTGAAATTGCATCTTCTGCAAAAAATGCTCTTGATGGAAGAAGTATTCCAAG ATACTTGCTTCAAGAACATGTTGGTCCTTGTACGCTCAAGATAAATTTTTCTGCACATACAGATCTAAATGTGAAGTTCCAAAGCCACAGAAGCAG GGACTACACTAATCCTTACCTTCCAGTTGCCCCATCAGCTATAGACATTGCTGGGCAG GATGGCATGAAGCAAGAACCAGAGAGTAACGTTCTTCTGGCATCAATTGAAAATATGCAATATACTGTTAccattgatgttcttcatgag GTATTTTCTGCTTTTGGTTTTGTTCAGAAGATTGCTCTTTTTGAGAAGAATGCTGGATTCCAGGCTTTAATTCAATATCCTG ATATTCAGACTGCAAATATCGCCAAACAGGCCCTTGAAGGACACTGTATTTATGAAGGAGGATTTTGCAAGCTTCATCTGACTTATTCACGCCACACTGATCTTAATGTGAAG ATCAACAATGACCGAGGCAGAGACTACACTGGAGGAAACATTGCTACCGTGAACAATCAACCATCACTTCTTGGTCCTCAGCCAGTTCCCATGCCTGGTGCCACAGTTCATTCATATAACAGCATTCCATATCCGGCAATCTCCAATGGAGTCTCACTTCCTCAGGTACCTCAAGCTGCTGCTAGTTGGGACATACGATCTGGTGCAATGGCACCATTACCTGTACAGCTGCACAACCAATCATTGCCTCCACAGCTGCATAATCAACCTTTACCTCCACATCTGCACAATCAACCTTTACCTCCACATCTGCACAATCAGATTCATATTCAACATGTAGCTCCTCCAGGTGTTGCTCCACACATGATGCTGTTGCCCGGTCAGCGGAGACAGCAACTTCTGTTTCGGCCCCCGCAACCATATGGTCATTGA